In one Bacteroidota bacterium genomic region, the following are encoded:
- a CDS encoding S8 family peptidase, which translates to MLTPTARAVSYASPLQGLAVALVAVLTLAGCSDDFFQEAEIDASLPVATDFTQTIQAPGEAPRSADRPMLRHPQLMDRATSPLKSTRQAREARAFAPARLESDAVTDGPEVALAEPTVVSHSSVGDEQTHLFLGFHEYEADGVTPRILDQWGITQRVLQEYGVTRRVLQEYGVTRRVLQEYGITSRVLQEYGGVTMDVLRAYGITSRVLQEYGVTESQLQQEFDTRSSVIRLRLRVSLARPGISVSFGSGLLDTLLLEFQDDPDLEFAEPDPEMQGGNFFLREGLFESGQMLPWNIARVGAAFTNFDAQGNVHAFILDSGIYDRDLNVVEAKDFTMLFVNRDQETWDDSEFEQMPVFDPEAQGDPSDATGHGTHIAGTVGASDNDEGTLGMAPGVKLHSLKVLTDQGRTDVTTVVAAVDYVTDYKRRNPGHAVVMNLSLGMDIGTTAYNALDEAIKRATEQGVVAVVSAGNDGADASTYSPAHVAEAITVGAYDQENRFASFSNYGPSVDLLAPGDLVVSLTHLPAEASAGESILMSGTSMATPHAVGAAALYLHQHPNATPLAVKAALLGYSREGVHGVPANTTTRTLHVGDFASTADQEPFLFTGAWWNRTDNALVLSGRGPRLDQVSFYDDETDALIGSVVIMEDGQFSLNLSGANQTSCRVRAVYEGFTYESRSVVLPAIGVPGCSILGSIGTTIENAPELSVEIVAWTEGALYVWGTSRNWSQVRVLNATTMEELGTTTPFFGSYTVHVEGLSEAPCEVVVTQGDITIERTVINAPPSCEKPISITGALWDGLAHELTVAGLATGGTAVSLVNPDNGVLLASASAGPVGSYGILLRPEMNALPPCRLRAVDATGVSDEIALNVDCDPNFVYVERTEEPAGGSGAGMPGTGGSGTGESETGGGGENPFGAVIEITRAKWNSSKSRLIVKGNGTPGETVELRHAVTGAFVGTKRVKDDGTWKITVNGLSTVPCSVEAVSGSASVAEAVRRAPSDCS; encoded by the coding sequence CCGAGATCGACGCCTCGCTCCCTGTGGCGACCGATTTCACGCAGACAATCCAGGCTCCAGGTGAGGCGCCGCGCTCGGCCGACCGCCCCATGCTGCGCCATCCCCAGTTGATGGACCGTGCCACGTCGCCACTGAAGAGCACGCGCCAGGCCCGCGAGGCGCGCGCCTTCGCCCCCGCGCGCCTCGAAAGCGACGCCGTGACCGATGGCCCGGAGGTCGCCCTCGCCGAGCCCACCGTGGTCTCCCACAGCAGCGTCGGCGACGAGCAGACGCACCTGTTTCTCGGCTTCCACGAGTATGAGGCCGACGGCGTCACGCCGCGCATCCTCGACCAGTGGGGCATCACGCAGCGGGTGCTGCAGGAGTATGGCGTCACGCGGCGGGTGCTGCAGGAGTACGGCGTCACGCGGCGGGTGCTGCAGGAGTACGGCATCACCAGCCGGGTGCTGCAGGAGTACGGTGGGGTCACGATGGATGTACTCCGTGCCTACGGCATCACCAGCCGGGTGCTGCAGGAGTATGGGGTCACCGAGTCCCAACTGCAGCAGGAGTTCGACACGCGCTCCAGCGTGATCCGGCTGCGGCTGCGCGTCTCGCTCGCGCGCCCCGGCATCTCCGTCTCGTTCGGCTCCGGCCTGCTCGACACCCTCCTGCTGGAGTTCCAGGACGACCCCGACCTGGAGTTTGCCGAGCCCGACCCCGAGATGCAGGGCGGCAACTTCTTCCTCCGCGAGGGGCTCTTCGAGAGCGGCCAGATGCTCCCCTGGAACATCGCCCGCGTCGGCGCGGCCTTCACCAACTTCGACGCGCAGGGCAACGTGCATGCCTTCATTCTCGACTCCGGCATCTACGACCGCGACCTCAACGTGGTCGAGGCGAAAGACTTCACCATGCTCTTCGTCAACCGCGACCAGGAGACGTGGGACGACTCCGAGTTCGAGCAGATGCCCGTCTTTGACCCAGAGGCCCAGGGCGATCCGTCCGACGCCACGGGGCACGGCACGCACATCGCCGGCACGGTCGGGGCGAGCGACAACGACGAGGGCACGCTCGGCATGGCCCCCGGCGTGAAGCTCCACAGCCTGAAGGTGCTCACCGACCAGGGCCGCACCGACGTCACGACCGTCGTGGCCGCCGTGGACTACGTCACCGACTACAAGCGGCGCAACCCCGGCCATGCCGTCGTGATGAACCTCTCGCTCGGCATGGACATCGGCACGACGGCTTACAACGCGCTCGACGAGGCCATCAAGAGGGCCACCGAGCAGGGCGTGGTGGCGGTGGTGTCGGCGGGCAACGACGGGGCGGACGCCTCGACCTATTCGCCGGCGCACGTGGCCGAGGCGATCACGGTGGGCGCCTACGACCAGGAGAACCGCTTCGCGTCGTTCTCGAACTACGGCCCAAGCGTGGACCTGCTCGCCCCGGGCGACCTCGTCGTGTCGCTCACGCACCTGCCCGCGGAGGCCAGCGCTGGGGAGAGCATCCTTATGTCGGGCACCTCGATGGCGACCCCGCACGCGGTGGGTGCGGCCGCGCTCTACCTCCACCAGCACCCCAACGCCACGCCGCTGGCAGTGAAGGCGGCGCTCCTCGGCTACAGCCGCGAGGGCGTCCACGGCGTCCCCGCCAACACGACCACGCGCACGCTCCACGTCGGCGACTTTGCGAGCACCGCCGACCAGGAGCCGTTCCTCTTCACCGGAGCGTGGTGGAATCGGACCGACAACGCCCTGGTGCTCAGCGGACGCGGCCCGCGCCTCGACCAGGTCAGCTTCTACGACGATGAAACGGACGCGCTCATCGGTAGCGTCGTCATCATGGAAGACGGCCAGTTCTCGCTGAACCTCTCCGGTGCCAACCAGACGTCCTGCCGCGTCCGTGCGGTCTACGAGGGCTTCACCTACGAGTCGCGCTCCGTCGTGCTCCCCGCCATCGGCGTCCCGGGCTGCAGCATCCTAGGCTCTATCGGCACGACGATCGAGAACGCGCCCGAGCTCTCTGTGGAGATCGTGGCGTGGACGGAGGGCGCACTCTATGTGTGGGGCACCTCCCGGAACTGGAGTCAGGTGCGTGTGCTCAACGCGACGACCATGGAGGAGCTCGGCACGACTACGCCGTTCTTCGGCTCCTACACGGTCCACGTGGAGGGCCTGAGCGAAGCCCCATGTGAGGTGGTGGTGACCCAGGGCGACATCACCATCGAGCGGACGGTGATCAACGCACCGCCGTCGTGCGAGAAGCCTATCTCAATCACCGGAGCCCTGTGGGATGGGCTGGCGCACGAACTCACCGTGGCCGGACTGGCCACCGGCGGGACAGCCGTTTCGCTCGTCAACCCGGACAACGGCGTCCTCCTGGCCTCGGCGTCGGCGGGGCCGGTCGGGAGCTACGGGATCCTGCTGCGGCCCGAGATGAATGCGCTGCCTCCGTGCCGCCTGCGCGCGGTGGATGCCACCGGCGTGTCCGACGAGATTGCCCTCAATGTGGACTGCGACCCCAACTTCGTGTACGTGGAGCGGACCGAAGAGCCTGCGGGCGGTTCCGGAGCCGGCATGCCGGGGACGGGCGGGTCTGGAACTGGTGAGTCCGAGACGGGGGGGGGCGGTGAGAACCCGTTCGGTGCCGTCATCGAGATCACACGTGCGAAGTGGAATAGCAGCAAGAGCCGTCTCATCGTCAAGGGCAACGGGACGCCGGGCGAGACGGTCGAGCTGCGGCACGCCGTGACGGGGGCGTTTGTCGGGACGAAGCGGGTGAAGGACGACGGGACGTGGAAGATCACCGTCAACGGGCTGTCGACGGTGCCGTGCTCGGTGGAGGCCGTCAGCGGCAGCGCCTCGGTGGCCGAGGCCGTGCGGCGTGCCCCCAGTGACTGCAGCTAG